In the Apteryx mantelli isolate bAptMan1 chromosome 1, bAptMan1.hap1, whole genome shotgun sequence genome, one interval contains:
- the CD4 gene encoding T-cell surface glycoprotein CD4, with protein MKRASLRTDNISALQCTARKNIPMKMESRSMMVNRILAVFLVMQLGLIPIMAQKEELQTGIAGQKVILNCKGITHEAPVTWKYNAIVVRWFRSSHMKGKAPMTDRSEMDQNNKSLMVSDLRLSDAGSYSCECESRPVVTISLHVFELTISLNGHFLPNEAPELSITQNSSDSQPDLSIRLFNNHNNTETPEILRKEAPRKYILKLKKLQPKDSGTWRCHIHSDSPLINQNIVFDLKVLGFQNPALERKYSTVDSTVNLSWHLNFQEIKWKEGFTGQLNWKPQGNTTSYMLFDFNVTAWGKQHVTKKSSPFLFEENTTGSSGVLEVKLKKVQFKHSGQYQIQLVYNRRYVQSKIELLVMKVLANPVGPLARGAEMTLLCQVSSPLPPNAHLCWERVNGTQMDFKKSKQNEAKVEVTVSTAGLWNCHLIEDNNRKISLNYTVEEAPVWISYVVIGASTGASVLVFGIACLCIIAGMSWQRRRQRAKRMALARQHWLENRTCQCQHRLN; from the exons CATCCCTTCGTACCGACAACATTTCCGCCCTCCAGTGCACAGCAAGGAAGAACATTCCCATGAAGATGGAGTCACGCAGCATGATGGTGAACAGAATTCTTGCTGTCTTCTTGGTTATGCAGTTGG GTCTGATCCCCATTATGGCTCAGAAAGAGGAACTACAGACTGGGATTGCAGGACAGAAGGTGATCCTGAACTGTAAAGGCATAACTCATGAAGCACCAGTGACCTGGAAGTACAATGCAATTGTTGTTAGGTGGTTTAGAAGTAGCCATATGAAAG gcaaagctcCAATGACTGATCGATCTGAAATGGACCAGAATAATAAATCTCTGATGGTGTCAGATTTGAGGCTCTCCGACGCTGGCAGCTACAGCTGTGAATGTGAATCTCGCCCAGTGGTCACTATCTCATTGCATGTCTTTGAAT TGACAATCTCTTTAAATGGGCACTTTCTGCCAAATGAAGCTCCTGAGCTGAGCATAACGCAAAATTCATCCGATTCCCAACCTGATCTCAGCATCAGATTGTTCAACAATCACAataacacagaaacaccagaaatcTTACGAAAGGAGGCCCCTCGCAAATACATACTGAAGCTAAAGAAACTGCAGCCTAAGGACAGTGGGACCTGGAGATGCCACATCCATTCAGACTCTCCATTGATTAATCAGAACATTGTCTTTGATTTGAAGGTATTAG GTTTTCAAAATCCAGCCTTGGAAAGAAAGTACTCAACTGTTGACAGCACTGTCAACTTGTCATGGCATCTGAACTTCCAGGAGATAAAATGGAAAGAAGGTTTCACAGGACAACTGAATTGGAAACCACAGGGAAATACAACCTCTTATATGCTATTTGACTTCAATGTCACAGCCTGGGGAAAGCAGCATGTGACCAAAAAGAGTAGCCCCTTTCTGTTTGAGGAAAATACAACGGGATCTTCAGGTGTCCTGGAAGTGAAACTCAAAAAAGTCCAGTTCAAGCACTCTGGACAGTACCAGATCCAGCTGGTGTACAACAGAAGATACGTACAGAGCAAGATAGAGCTCTTGGTTATGAAAG TCTTGGCTAACCCTGTTGGGCCACTTGCCAGAGGGGCTGAGATGACCCTGCTCTGCCAGGTCTCTAGTCCCCTCCCACCCAATGCCCATCTATGCTGGGAACGTGTGAATGGGACTCAGATGGACTTTAAGAAGTCAAAACAGAATGAAGCAAAGGTGGAGGTGACCGTCAGTACTGCAGGACTGTGGAACTGTCACCTCATAGAAGACAACAACAGGAAGATCAGTCTTAATTACACTGTGG AGGAAGCTCCTGTTTGGATTAGCTATGTGGTAATTGGAGCAAGTACTGGAGCCAGTGTGTTGGTGTTTGGCATTGCATGCTTGTGTATAATCGCTGGTATGAGCTGGCAGCGGAGAAGG CAACGGGCAAAAAGGATGGCACTAGCTAGACAACATTGGCTGGAAAACAGGACGTGTCAGTGTCAACA